The following are from one region of the uncultured Campylobacter sp. genome:
- a CDS encoding cysteine permease, whose translation MKITLAPNEFLDDYVLGCEFAKNAEISGNAYLFWSGAICAKFENSRIVFLHKKSIPARFCEAAARCSDLAGLTLTSAFCSFTTLAPSHLVAKNGSKLYPLFDLREICGIKFINLKKFYDDFGLDYGYRIYIEKCSFFSPEPLEKRIKLTETMCLGYY comes from the coding sequence ATGAAAATCACCCTTGCTCCAAACGAGTTTTTAGACGATTACGTTCTTGGCTGCGAATTTGCGAAAAACGCCGAAATCTCGGGCAACGCGTATCTGTTTTGGAGCGGCGCGATCTGCGCTAAATTTGAAAACTCGCGAATCGTTTTTCTGCATAAAAAAAGCATCCCCGCGCGATTTTGCGAGGCGGCCGCGCGCTGCAGCGACCTAGCAGGGCTAACGCTCACGTCGGCGTTTTGCTCGTTTACGACGCTAGCACCCTCGCATCTAGTCGCCAAAAACGGCTCCAAGCTCTATCCGCTTTTTGATCTACGCGAAATTTGCGGGATAAAATTTATAAATTTAAAGAAATTTTACGACGATTTCGGACTTGACTACGGCTATAGAATTTACATAGAAAAGTGCTCGTTTTTCTCGCCCGAACCGCTTGAAAAGCGCATAAAGCTAACAGAAACGATGTGCCTGGGGTATTATTAA
- a CDS encoding MarR family winged helix-turn-helix transcriptional regulator gives MYNFDDLGKKISEIDERIDALIAKTGLSYSEFAVLYTLAKDGRSTQKKIGEGWAIPKQTVFNVCKDFRQKGLVQPSEQSADKRERAIELTQKGRDAAEPIVRASDELGERVFARLGEKIPRSCFLCWSAFARFATTRSKMRPSSRPKFKFTDFNFFTLF, from the coding sequence ATGTATAACTTTGACGACCTAGGCAAAAAAATCAGCGAGATTGACGAGCGTATAGACGCGCTGATCGCTAAAACCGGGCTTAGCTACAGCGAATTTGCAGTGCTTTATACGCTAGCAAAAGACGGCCGCTCGACGCAAAAAAAGATCGGCGAGGGGTGGGCCATACCAAAGCAAACGGTTTTTAACGTCTGTAAGGATTTTCGCCAAAAAGGGCTAGTGCAGCCAAGCGAGCAAAGCGCTGATAAAAGGGAGCGCGCGATCGAGCTCACGCAAAAGGGGCGCGACGCGGCAGAGCCTATCGTACGCGCTAGCGATGAGCTGGGCGAGCGGGTATTTGCTAGGCTCGGCGAAAAAATACCCAGAAGCTGTTTTCTCTGCTGGAGCGCTTTTGCGAGATTTGCGACGACGAGATCAAAGATGCGTCCGAGCTCAAGACCGAAATTTAAATTTACCGACTTTAATTTTTTTACGCTCTTTTAA
- a CDS encoding hemolysin family protein: MHPSSADSLFMIALAFFFVFLNAFFVLSEFSIVKVRKTRLEELVKDKVPNAKIALDMSNNLDTYLSATQLGITLSSLALGWIGEPAVARLIEEPLKTYFNLNDILVHTVSFAIAFTLITLMHVVLGELVPKSVAIAKSEKAVLAIARPLHVFWVVFSPLIKTFDFLAGVSLKILGIKPAKESELAHSEEEIKIIVGESLKGGVLDSFETEIIKNAVDFSDTVAKEIMTPRRDMICINKQKSYEENIKVIFESKYTRYPYIDGSKDAILGMIHIRDILQIDLGNKKREFDSIVRKFVIVPENLSISKILVMMNKQQISAALVVDEYGGTAGLLTMEDIMEEILGDFNDEHDDADPHYKKINENIYEFQGRFDLESVEELMGISFADETEELTIGGYVFNLIGRLPVVGDKIEDENCYYEVRKMDGASISSVKVRRKFEQKEDED, translated from the coding sequence TTGCACCCCAGTAGCGCCGACTCGCTTTTTATGATCGCTCTCGCGTTTTTCTTTGTATTTCTAAACGCTTTTTTCGTCTTATCAGAATTTTCCATCGTCAAAGTCCGCAAGACCCGCCTAGAAGAGCTTGTTAAGGACAAAGTCCCAAACGCCAAAATCGCGCTTGATATGTCAAACAACCTCGACACCTACCTCTCCGCCACGCAGCTAGGCATCACGCTAAGCTCATTGGCTCTTGGTTGGATCGGCGAGCCTGCAGTCGCTAGGCTGATAGAAGAACCGCTAAAAACATACTTTAATCTAAACGATATCTTGGTCCACACCGTCTCGTTTGCGATCGCATTTACGCTGATCACGCTCATGCACGTGGTGCTAGGCGAGCTAGTGCCAAAGTCCGTCGCCATCGCAAAATCCGAAAAAGCGGTCCTTGCCATCGCGCGTCCGCTGCATGTATTTTGGGTGGTTTTCTCGCCGCTTATCAAGACTTTTGATTTTCTAGCCGGCGTTTCGCTTAAAATTTTAGGCATCAAACCTGCAAAAGAGAGCGAGCTAGCTCACTCGGAAGAAGAGATAAAAATCATCGTGGGCGAGAGCCTAAAAGGCGGCGTTTTAGACAGCTTTGAGACCGAGATCATCAAAAATGCGGTCGATTTCTCCGACACGGTCGCCAAAGAGATCATGACTCCGCGCCGAGATATGATCTGCATAAATAAGCAAAAAAGCTACGAAGAAAACATTAAAGTGATCTTTGAGTCCAAATACACGCGCTACCCCTATATCGACGGCAGCAAGGACGCAATCCTTGGCATGATCCACATCAGAGATATCTTGCAAATCGATCTGGGTAACAAAAAGCGCGAATTTGACAGCATCGTGCGTAAATTCGTCATCGTGCCCGAAAACCTCTCGATATCTAAAATCCTCGTGATGATGAACAAGCAGCAAATCTCGGCCGCTCTCGTCGTGGACGAATACGGCGGCACGGCGGGGCTTCTTACGATGGAAGACATAATGGAAGAAATCCTAGGCGACTTTAACGACGAGCACGACGACGCCGACCCGCATTACAAAAAAATCAACGAAAATATCTACGAGTTTCAGGGGCGCTTTGATTTAGAGAGCGTTGAGGAGCTGATGGGGATAAGCTTTGCCGATGAGACCGAGGAGCTAACGATCGGTGGATACGTCTTTAATCTCATCGGTCGCTTGCCTGTCGTAGGCGACAAGATCGAGGATGAAAACTGCTACTACGAGGTGCGCAAGATGGACGGCGCTAGCATCTCTAGCGTCAAAGTGCGCAGAAAATTTGAGCAAAAAGAGGACGAGGACTGA
- a CDS encoding Fe-S-containing hydro-lyase yields the protein MSEVKKITAPFNKEVVKSLKAGDNVLISGTIIAARDAAHKALTETLARGEALPVNLAGETIYYLGPSPAKPGDVIGAAGPTTSGRMDKYTPTMINEVGINGMIGKGYRSDAVVEAMKKSGCVYMVAIGGAGALISQSIKKYEVLAYPELGPEAVARLTVEDFPAIVAIDSEGNNFYEAGQAPYRKI from the coding sequence ATGTCAGAAGTAAAAAAGATAACCGCGCCGTTTAACAAAGAGGTCGTAAAAAGCCTAAAAGCGGGTGACAACGTACTAATAAGCGGCACCATCATCGCAGCTCGCGACGCCGCGCACAAGGCGCTAACCGAGACTTTGGCTCGCGGCGAGGCCTTGCCCGTAAATTTAGCCGGCGAGACGATCTACTATCTAGGGCCAAGCCCCGCAAAACCGGGCGACGTCATAGGAGCAGCCGGGCCGACTACTAGCGGGCGCATGGACAAATACACTCCGACGATGATAAACGAGGTTGGCATCAACGGCATGATCGGCAAAGGATATCGTAGCGACGCCGTCGTCGAAGCGATGAAAAAATCAGGCTGCGTCTATATGGTCGCTATCGGAGGTGCGGGCGCGCTAATCAGCCAAAGTATCAAAAAGTACGAAGTGCTAGCCTACCCAGAGCTTGGCCCAGAGGCGGTCGCGAGGCTTACGGTCGAGGACTTCCCGGCTATCGTAGCGATAGATAGCGAGGGCAACAACTTCTATGAAGCAGGACAAGCTCCGTATAGAAAAATATAA
- a CDS encoding efflux RND transporter periplasmic adaptor subunit translates to MAQAGLKDGDASETNVGQDGKNSDARQNQNEEAIKLTVVSPKIAKFSPKLNLHGELVSKDDVAVGSALQGQQIAQILVEVGENVQKGQILALLDNAGVKAKFDQQTAALEAAKQNLNSAKAAFSESEFALKRAKELAAKKAISSQELEQVNAKEASARANLNSAKAQISQMDAQIEEAKDQLGKASVIAPVSGVVTAKKAQIGALTSGEALFNIAKDGVIELSADADVAELAQIKVGMSAQAQIYGVKEAVNGKVRLVPVSVDTSSRLGKVKISLDGGAKFIGSYAKAVIDLPEFSALALPAQAISFTEAGAFATIIKDGKAQKRKIQTGLRANGLVQVIWGVSEGDEVALKASALVNDGEAAQRSAE, encoded by the coding sequence ATGGCTCAAGCGGGCCTAAAAGACGGCGACGCTAGCGAAACAAACGTCGGTCAAGACGGCAAAAATTCGGACGCTAGGCAAAATCAAAACGAAGAAGCCATAAAGCTCACGGTCGTCTCGCCCAAGATCGCAAAATTTAGCCCAAAGCTAAATTTGCACGGTGAGCTGGTCTCTAAAGACGACGTTGCGGTAGGCTCGGCGCTGCAAGGCCAACAAATCGCCCAGATCTTAGTCGAGGTCGGCGAAAACGTGCAAAAGGGGCAAATTTTAGCCCTGCTAGATAATGCCGGCGTAAAAGCGAAATTTGACCAGCAAACCGCCGCGCTTGAGGCCGCAAAGCAAAATTTAAACTCCGCCAAGGCCGCCTTTAGCGAATCTGAGTTCGCGCTAAAGCGAGCTAAAGAATTGGCCGCAAAAAAGGCGATCAGCTCGCAAGAACTCGAACAAGTAAATGCGAAAGAAGCAAGCGCCAGAGCGAATCTAAACTCCGCAAAAGCCCAAATTTCGCAGATGGACGCGCAGATCGAGGAGGCTAAAGACCAGCTCGGCAAAGCTAGCGTGATAGCGCCCGTTAGCGGCGTCGTAACGGCCAAAAAAGCCCAAATCGGCGCGCTAACTAGCGGCGAGGCTTTGTTTAACATCGCAAAAGACGGCGTCATCGAGCTATCTGCGGACGCGGACGTAGCCGAGCTAGCGCAGATAAAAGTCGGTATGAGCGCGCAGGCTCAAATTTACGGCGTAAAAGAGGCCGTAAACGGCAAGGTGCGGCTAGTGCCTGTTAGCGTGGATACGAGCTCGCGCCTAGGTAAGGTCAAAATTTCGCTAGACGGCGGGGCTAAATTTATCGGTTCGTACGCCAAGGCCGTCATCGACCTGCCCGAATTTAGCGCGTTAGCGCTGCCCGCGCAGGCGATTTCGTTTACGGAGGCAGGCGCGTTTGCAACGATAATAAAAGACGGCAAGGCGCAGAAGCGAAAAATCCAAACCGGACTTAGAGCAAACGGGCTAGTGCAGGTGATCTGGGGCGTTAGCGAGGGCGATGAGGTCGCGCTAAAAGCCTCCGCGCTGGTAAACGACGGCGAAGCGGCGCAAAGGAGCGCGGAGTGA
- the dctP gene encoding TRAP transporter substrate-binding protein DctP: MKLFSALALCAAMMISAQAAEKYKIKLASTYESNVPVLGDAPKKFKELVEKMSDGRIEVRVDYPSKHKAAFALLDMVKNAQYDAAFTASYFYKGKDAKLMLFTTVPFGMNKAEQDAWYAYGGGKELAQKVFNEQGIVTFHGGNFGMQMGGWFKKEIKSTDDLKGLKLRMTGLGGEIMAKLGVNINTIPIGELYMAMEMNTIDAVEWVCPAIDINFGFQKVAKFYYTGWQEPASENEFYINKKLWNKLPADLQAIVETATKAVAADVYESAVYQNSLVLDKIKSEHPDVKIASFPPEIIAALRKATDEILDELSAKDATFKEILDSQKAFMKKARVWTQISENSYINSTAE, encoded by the coding sequence ATGAAACTATTTTCAGCTCTAGCTCTATGCGCGGCGATGATGATCAGCGCGCAGGCTGCGGAAAAATACAAGATCAAGCTCGCCTCCACCTACGAGAGCAACGTACCCGTACTAGGCGACGCTCCAAAGAAATTTAAAGAACTCGTGGAAAAGATGAGCGACGGCCGTATCGAGGTGCGCGTCGATTATCCGTCCAAGCACAAGGCGGCGTTCGCGCTGCTTGATATGGTCAAAAACGCCCAGTACGACGCGGCTTTCACCGCGAGCTACTTTTATAAGGGCAAGGACGCTAAGCTCATGCTCTTTACGACCGTGCCTTTTGGTATGAACAAGGCCGAGCAGGACGCATGGTACGCGTACGGCGGGGGCAAGGAGCTCGCGCAAAAGGTCTTTAACGAGCAGGGCATCGTGACCTTTCACGGCGGAAATTTCGGCATGCAAATGGGCGGCTGGTTTAAAAAAGAGATCAAGAGCACGGACGATCTAAAGGGGCTAAAACTGCGCATGACCGGGCTTGGCGGCGAGATAATGGCAAAGCTAGGCGTAAACATCAACACGATCCCAATCGGCGAGCTCTACATGGCGATGGAGATGAACACGATAGACGCCGTCGAGTGGGTCTGCCCTGCGATCGATATAAATTTCGGCTTTCAAAAGGTGGCCAAATTTTACTACACCGGCTGGCAGGAGCCCGCTAGCGAAAATGAATTTTACATCAACAAAAAACTCTGGAACAAGCTACCGGCCGACCTCCAAGCTATCGTAGAAACCGCGACCAAGGCCGTAGCAGCAGACGTCTACGAGTCGGCGGTCTATCAAAACTCGCTAGTCCTTGATAAAATCAAAAGCGAGCATCCGGACGTGAAAATCGCTTCGTTTCCGCCCGAGATCATCGCCGCGCTGCGCAAAGCCACGGACGAGATCCTAGACGAACTTTCGGCAAAGGACGCGACGTTTAAGGAGATTTTGGACTCGCAAAAGGCCTTTATGAAAAAGGCTAGAGTCTGGACGCAGATCTCCGAAAACAGCTACATAAACAGCACCGCGGAGTGA
- a CDS encoding fumarate hydratase — MRVVQAELISKTVSELCKQACYVVTPDMRAAFEKARENESSPIGKDILGKVLQNADLAQKGIAPICQDTGMAVVFVDLGQDVHIEGGFLEDAINEGVKDGYVGGYLRKSVVNDPIFERKNTTNNTPAVINVRIVRGDKIHIKVAPKGFGSENKSALKMLVPADGLEGVKKVFLDTVKLAGPNACPPMVIGVGIGGTMDKAALMAKYAAARDADSKNPDPRYAKLEEELLELACKTGVGPQGLGGDTTAVKVNIEWYPTHIAGLPVAININCHAARHAEAEI; from the coding sequence ATGAGAGTAGTTCAAGCAGAATTAATCTCCAAAACCGTCAGCGAGCTTTGCAAGCAGGCCTGTTACGTCGTAACGCCCGATATGAGAGCGGCTTTTGAAAAAGCTAGAGAAAACGAGAGTTCGCCGATAGGCAAGGACATCCTAGGCAAGGTGCTCCAAAATGCCGATCTAGCCCAAAAGGGCATCGCGCCGATCTGCCAAGACACGGGCATGGCGGTCGTGTTCGTCGATCTGGGACAAGACGTGCATATCGAGGGCGGATTTTTAGAAGACGCTATAAATGAGGGCGTAAAAGACGGCTACGTGGGCGGCTACCTGCGCAAATCAGTCGTAAATGATCCGATCTTTGAGCGTAAAAACACGACAAACAACACCCCCGCCGTCATAAACGTAAGGATAGTAAGAGGCGATAAAATCCATATAAAAGTGGCTCCAAAAGGCTTTGGTAGCGAGAACAAATCGGCTCTAAAGATGCTGGTACCCGCAGACGGTCTAGAGGGCGTGAAAAAGGTATTTTTAGACACCGTTAAGCTAGCGGGTCCAAACGCCTGTCCTCCGATGGTGATTGGCGTAGGCATAGGCGGCACGATGGATAAGGCCGCGCTAATGGCGAAATACGCCGCCGCTCGCGACGCAGACAGCAAAAACCCCGACCCGCGATACGCCAAACTAGAAGAGGAGCTGCTAGAGCTCGCCTGTAAAACGGGCGTCGGACCGCAAGGTCTAGGCGGCGACACGACCGCGGTAAAAGTAAACATCGAGTGGTATCCGACCCACATCGCGGGCCTACCGGTCGCTATCAACATCAACTGCCATGCCGCTCGCCACGCCGAAGCTGAAATTTAA
- a CDS encoding DUF945 family protein produces MKKVIFALVVILIAVFGVAFYGSSKAKESYDRGVARLTGETLRLLFVDLKANVTQNEYDKGLFSSRATLTFELTDGKDPVKFEAKTTLKHGFAEIFSGFKAHSDIKALTPEAAAEAKKIFGTDEFLSADVLINLDKTRDVTLNLAEIKVDERNSDFIISKPFAKAQIKEDKIKSLEIGVGKVSGGDTDDAGKFAMENASMLIELSDFKSFSDLVSFINLQTAYENISKVGIKVGKMSFSNARSYDFPKAVGITDMAFLAQIKQNANANLLDTMTEANLGALEIDGKKVLTQLNAAMNEKNVNKLAMAMYLNDPKESAVYKILMSENYVLEVKNFSFKNPGGKEIKFNAVADASGLGVKSKTLENDADVETALKAVKFDGELKVQAASITEFLSEYKGIMPDRDFNEMINGIKPFEERINSLFTKDGEYMSAKFKHDVGSDDLLINDKISLKEFIINLAVN; encoded by the coding sequence ATGAAAAAGGTTATATTTGCGCTTGTAGTCATTTTGATCGCGGTTTTTGGCGTCGCGTTTTACGGCTCGTCTAAGGCCAAAGAGTCCTACGATAGGGGCGTGGCTAGGCTAACGGGCGAAACTTTGCGCTTGCTGTTTGTCGACCTAAAGGCAAACGTGACGCAAAACGAGTACGACAAGGGGCTGTTTAGTTCGCGCGCGACGCTTACGTTTGAGCTAACCGACGGCAAAGATCCGGTAAAATTTGAGGCTAAAACCACGCTAAAGCACGGATTTGCCGAGATTTTTAGCGGATTTAAGGCGCACAGCGATATCAAGGCTCTAACGCCCGAAGCCGCCGCCGAAGCTAAAAAGATATTTGGCACGGACGAGTTTTTGAGCGCCGACGTGCTAATAAATTTAGATAAAACCCGCGACGTAACGCTAAATTTGGCCGAGATCAAAGTAGACGAGAGAAATTCGGACTTTATTATCTCAAAGCCTTTTGCAAAGGCTCAAATCAAAGAAGATAAGATAAAATCCCTAGAAATCGGCGTCGGTAAAGTTAGCGGCGGCGATACGGACGATGCGGGCAAATTTGCGATGGAAAACGCTTCCATGCTCATTGAGCTTAGCGATTTTAAAAGCTTTAGCGATCTGGTTTCGTTTATAAATTTGCAAACCGCCTACGAAAATATATCTAAAGTAGGAATAAAGGTCGGCAAAATGAGCTTTAGCAACGCTAGAAGCTATGATTTTCCAAAAGCCGTAGGGATAACCGATATGGCGTTTTTGGCGCAGATTAAGCAAAATGCGAATGCAAATTTGCTCGATACGATGACTGAGGCTAACCTAGGCGCGCTAGAAATAGACGGCAAGAAAGTCCTAACTCAGCTAAACGCCGCTATGAACGAAAAAAACGTAAACAAGCTTGCTATGGCGATGTATCTTAACGATCCTAAAGAATCGGCGGTTTATAAAATCTTAATGAGCGAAAACTACGTGCTGGAGGTTAAAAATTTTAGCTTTAAAAATCCTGGCGGCAAGGAGATCAAATTTAATGCCGTAGCCGACGCGTCAGGGCTAGGCGTCAAAAGCAAAACGCTAGAAAACGACGCAGACGTGGAAACGGCGCTAAAGGCGGTTAAATTTGACGGCGAGCTAAAAGTGCAAGCCGCGTCTATAACGGAGTTTTTAAGCGAATATAAAGGGATAATGCCGGACAGGGATTTTAATGAAATGATTAACGGTATTAAGCCTTTTGAGGAGCGCATAAATTCGCTTTTTACTAAAGATGGCGAGTATATGAGCGCGAAATTTAAGCATGACGTCGGTAGCGACGACTTGCTGATAAACGATAAAATTTCGCTTAAAGAATTTATAATTAACCTGGCGGTAAATTAA
- a CDS encoding RidA family protein, translated as MKKVISTKDAPQAIGPYSQAIAANGFLFISGQLGVTPSGEFADADVKSQAQRSLQNLQAILSEAGLGFENVVKTTIFLADIADFAAVNEIYAEFFNEPYPARSTVAVKTLPKGGLVEIELIAATK; from the coding sequence ATGAAAAAGGTTATCTCTACAAAAGACGCCCCGCAAGCGATCGGACCGTATTCGCAAGCGATCGCGGCTAACGGATTTTTGTTTATTTCCGGGCAGTTAGGCGTGACTCCTAGCGGCGAATTTGCGGACGCGGACGTAAAATCGCAGGCGCAAAGATCGCTTCAAAATTTGCAAGCGATCTTGAGCGAAGCGGGGCTTGGCTTTGAAAACGTAGTAAAAACGACGATTTTTCTAGCCGATATCGCGGACTTTGCGGCAGTAAACGAAATTTACGCCGAGTTTTTTAACGAGCCCTATCCCGCTCGCAGCACGGTTGCGGTAAAAACGCTGCCAAAAGGCGGTTTGGTCGAGATTGAGCTTATCGCGGCGACGAAGTAA
- a CDS encoding efflux RND transporter permease subunit: MKISSWAIRHPIPIIVLFIALSLGGVASFLRLPINANPNVNFPIVSVTVTQTGASPTQLESSTTRRIEDAVSGLADVRHVSSTISEGSSATTVEFAIETDVDRAVNDVRNAISQIRDELPAGIDTPLVERVDVEGGALAFYSVGSVNLDQSEISHLIDNEIKRRLLAIPGVQQVKRLGGVTREIRVLLDPAALSSLKIDAAYINKQLAQNNADLPAGRTVLDGAENSLRVTGGAKSIEELADTPIRLEGGGSVRLGDIARVEDSHAEVRSRSRMDGLEMAGFSVSRSKGASDTVVMQKVGEELAKFTAEHAEVKIDEIYTSANETKQSYDQTIWMLAEGAILTVLVVFVFLRDARATLVAAVSLPLSILPTFAALYLLDYTLNGITLLALMLVIGILVDDAIVEIENIKKHLALGKRPYQAAIDAADDIGFAVVAITLTIVAIFLPVSFIGGGIGQYFRQFGITVAAAVLASLLVARLATPLLAAYVLKPEAKEEREASKLKAAYLNLLNFTLDHRKFTLFIGFLLLLGSFALIPLLPTGFLPQSDSGRSSVNITLAPGSTLEQTDERLINLTRVVKQNPAVQSVFAIAGGGGETHKGELLITLKPHKQRAVTQKRFEDELRAELAKFSDMRFAFANDMAARDISVILTGEDADALSKTAALIKTQMSGVAGAKNAQVNEPLQKPEIRVNLIKKEAARLGVSHQAVAEALRIATVGDTDAASAKFDLPDRQVPIRVSLEEDARNDLEVLRKIYVQSAAGTAVPLSSVAQISYSQGAASIERFDKRRKIALEADLQPGFTVGEVLEQIYALPAMKNLPFGISSPEYGDSEYMSEMFEQFGIALGFGVTMFLLVLVVLFRDFLQPATIFIALPLSIGGAAGGLLLYGGALDLSAVIGILMLMAIVGKNSILLVDFVIEKRLRGSGIRQALLSSGAERARPIVMTTIAMIAGMAPAVFASGSGAEFRATMSVAVICGLAVSTLLSLVFVPTVYSIVDDAKRFLGKRLSKLTSVTEQDKQNAAG, translated from the coding sequence GTGAAAATTTCGTCTTGGGCGATCCGTCATCCTATCCCTATTATCGTGCTTTTTATCGCGCTTAGCTTAGGCGGCGTAGCGTCGTTTTTGCGCCTACCGATAAACGCAAACCCAAACGTAAATTTTCCTATCGTTAGCGTCACGGTCACGCAGACCGGCGCGTCGCCTACCCAGCTGGAAAGCTCGACTACTAGGCGCATAGAAGACGCCGTGAGCGGGCTGGCGGACGTGAGGCACGTTAGCTCTACGATCTCCGAGGGCAGCTCGGCTACGACGGTGGAGTTTGCCATCGAGACGGATGTCGATAGAGCCGTAAACGACGTGCGAAACGCTATCTCGCAGATCAGAGACGAACTACCGGCCGGCATCGATACGCCGCTAGTAGAGCGCGTGGACGTCGAGGGCGGGGCGCTGGCGTTTTATTCGGTAGGAAGCGTAAATTTAGACCAAAGCGAGATATCGCACCTGATAGATAACGAGATAAAAAGGCGGCTGCTAGCGATCCCGGGCGTTCAGCAGGTAAAGCGCCTAGGCGGCGTTACGCGCGAGATTAGGGTGCTTTTAGACCCCGCCGCGCTTAGCTCGCTAAAGATAGACGCGGCTTATATTAACAAGCAGCTTGCGCAAAATAACGCCGATTTGCCCGCGGGCAGGACGGTTTTAGACGGCGCGGAAAACAGCCTGCGCGTAACGGGCGGCGCAAAGAGTATCGAGGAGCTAGCAGACACCCCCATTCGGCTAGAGGGCGGCGGTAGCGTTCGTCTGGGCGACATCGCTCGCGTAGAGGACTCGCACGCCGAGGTTAGGTCGCGCTCTAGGATGGACGGGCTGGAGATGGCGGGATTTAGCGTCTCGCGCTCAAAAGGCGCCAGCGATACGGTCGTGATGCAAAAGGTTGGGGAGGAGCTGGCTAAATTTACCGCAGAGCATGCAGAAGTAAAGATAGACGAGATATACACCTCGGCGAACGAGACTAAGCAAAGCTACGACCAAACGATCTGGATGCTAGCCGAGGGCGCGATATTGACGGTTTTGGTCGTGTTTGTTTTCTTGCGAGACGCGAGAGCGACTCTGGTGGCGGCCGTGTCGCTGCCTCTTTCGATCTTGCCGACGTTTGCAGCGCTTTATCTGCTGGACTACACGCTAAACGGCATCACGTTGCTAGCTTTAATGCTAGTTATCGGCATACTCGTGGATGACGCGATCGTGGAGATAGAAAATATCAAAAAGCACCTAGCTCTAGGCAAACGCCCGTACCAAGCCGCCATAGACGCGGCTGATGATATCGGCTTTGCGGTGGTTGCCATTACGCTAACGATAGTGGCGATATTTTTGCCCGTTAGTTTTATCGGCGGGGGCATCGGGCAGTACTTTAGGCAGTTTGGCATAACCGTCGCGGCGGCGGTTTTGGCTTCGCTTTTAGTAGCGCGTTTAGCCACTCCGCTGCTAGCAGCCTACGTCCTAAAACCCGAGGCCAAAGAGGAGCGCGAAGCGAGCAAGCTAAAGGCGGCCTACCTAAATTTGCTAAATTTTACGCTAGATCACCGTAAATTTACGCTTTTTATCGGCTTTTTGCTGCTGCTGGGATCTTTTGCGTTAATTCCGCTTTTGCCGACGGGATTTTTGCCTCAAAGCGACTCGGGCAGAAGCAGCGTAAATATCACGCTAGCTCCCGGTTCTACGCTAGAGCAGACCGATGAGAGACTGATAAATTTAACCCGCGTCGTTAAGCAAAATCCGGCCGTGCAGTCCGTTTTTGCTATAGCCGGAGGCGGCGGCGAAACGCACAAGGGCGAGCTGCTAATCACGCTAAAACCGCACAAGCAGCGCGCCGTTACGCAAAAGCGGTTTGAAGACGAGCTGCGGGCGGAGCTGGCTAAATTTAGCGATATGAGATTTGCCTTCGCTAACGATATGGCCGCGCGCGATATCTCGGTAATCCTAACCGGCGAGGACGCGGACGCGCTCTCTAAAACCGCCGCACTGATAAAAACCCAAATGAGCGGAGTTGCCGGCGCGAAAAACGCTCAAGTAAACGAACCGCTGCAAAAGCCCGAAATCCGCGTAAATTTAATCAAAAAAGAGGCCGCGAGGCTGGGCGTGAGCCACCAAGCCGTAGCCGAGGCTCTGCGCATCGCCACCGTGGGCGACACGGACGCAGCGTCGGCGAAATTTGACCTGCCGGATCGCCAAGTGCCTATCCGCGTGAGCCTAGAGGAGGACGCTAGAAACGACCTTGAAGTCCTGCGTAAAATTTACGTCCAAAGCGCGGCTGGAACGGCCGTGCCGCTCTCAAGCGTAGCTCAAATCTCGTATTCGCAAGGCGCTGCTAGCATAGAGAGGTTTGATAAACGCCGCAAGATCGCGCTCGAGGCCGATTTGCAGCCCGGATTTACCGTAGGCGAGGTTTTGGAGCAAATTTACGCGCTGCCCGCGATGAAAAATTTGCCCTTTGGCATCTCGTCGCCCGAGTACGGCGATAGCGAGTATATGAGCGAGATGTTTGAGCAGTTTGGTATCGCGCTGGGCTTTGGCGTGACGATGTTTTTGCTGGTTTTGGTCGTGCTTTTTCGCGATTTTTTGCAGCCCGCTACGATATTTATCGCGCTTCCGCTTTCTATCGGCGGCGCGGCGGGCGGGTTGTTGCTTTACGGCGGGGCGCTTGATTTATCCGCCGTCATCGGCATCTTGATGCTCATGGCTATCGTGGGTAAAAACTCGATCTTGCTCGTTGATTTCGTCATCGAAAAGCGTTTGCGCGGAAGCGGCATTAGGCAGGCTTTGCTAAGCTCGGGTGCGGAGAGGGCGCGGCCTATCGTGATGACTACGATAGCCATGATCGCCGGCATGGCGCCTGCGGTGTTTGCTAGCGGCTCTGGCGCGGAGTTTCGCGCGACGATGTCGGTAGCCGTGATTTGCGGACTAGCCGTTTCTACGCTGCTTAGCCTCGTTTTCGTGCCGACTGTTTATTCTATCGTGGACGATGCGAAAAGATTTCTCGGTAAGCGTCTTTCTAAACTCACATCCGTAACCGAGCAAGATAAGCAAAACGCGGCAGGGTAG